One genomic segment of Brassica napus cultivar Da-Ae chromosome A3, Da-Ae, whole genome shotgun sequence includes these proteins:
- the LOC106444495 gene encoding protein DETOXIFICATION 49 encodes MKLINTPFTYRQHLLHLLSLSLSLSLSLKPANMAVPLILKNQTDHRQDPHPNTTTHLSSTLQEAKSIAKISLPMILTGLLLYSRSMISMLFLGRLNDLSALSGGSLALGFANITGYSLLSGLSIGMEPICVQAFGAKRFKLLGLALQRTTLLLLLCSLPVSILWLNIKKILLFFGQDEEISNQAEIFILFSLPDLLLQSLLHPIRIYLRSQSITLPLTYSAFFAVILHIPINYLLVSSLGLGLKGVALGAIWTNVNLLGFLIIYIAFSGLYEKTWGGFSIDCFKGWRSLMKLAIPSCVSVCLEWWWYEIMILLCGLLLNPQATVASMGILIQTTALIYIFPSSLSVSVSTRVGNELGADQPEKARTAARTGLWLSLGLGLLAMFFALIVRNYWARLFTGEEEILKLTSMVLPIIGLCELGNCPQTTMCGVLRGSARPKLGANINLCCFYFVGMPVAIWLSFFSGFDFKGLWLGMFAAQGSCLVSMLVVLGKTDWEAEVHRAKELMTRTSDGDGEDDNGSGSNAMPFLLDSLDIEESGNYRHLNLF; translated from the coding sequence ATGAAACTTATAAACACGCCTTTCACATATCGACAGCaccttcttcatctcctttctctctctctctctctctctctctctctcaaacctGCAAACATGGCTGTTCCTTTGATCCTCAAGAACCAAACAGATCACCGACAAGATCCTCACCCGAACACCACGACCCATCTCTCCTCTACGCTTCAAGAAGCCAAATCAATCGCCAAAATATCCCTCCCGATGATCTTAACCGGTTTACTCCTCTACTCTCGCTCGATGATCTCAATGCTCTTCCTCGGCCGTCTCAACGATCTCTCTGCTCTCTCCGGCGGCTCGCTCGCCCTCGGCTTCGCCAACATCACCGGCTACTCTCTCCTCTCCGGTCTCTCCATCGGCATGGAACCCATCTGCGTCCAAGCCTTTGGCGccaaaagattcaaacttttagGCCTCGCTTTGCAAAGAACCACGCTTTTGCTCCTCCTCTGTTCTCTCCCCGTCTCTATCCTCTGGCTCAACATCAAGAAGATTCTCTTATTCTTCGGACAAGACGAAGAGATCTCGAACCAAGCTGAGATCTTCATCCTCTTCTCTCTCCCTGATCTGCTTCTTCAATCTTTATTACATCCTATCCGTATTTACCTCCGGTCTCAATCCATCACTCTTCCTCTCACATACTCTGCTTTCTTCGCCGTGATCCTCCACATTCCGATCAACTACCTTCTTGTTTCTTCCCTTGGTCTCGGCCTCAAAGGTGTAGCCTTGGGAGCGATATGGACTAATGTGAATCTCCTAGGGTTTCTGATCATCTATATCGCGTTTTCGGGTTTATATGAGAAGACTTGGGGAGGATTCTCTATTGATTGTTTTAAAGGATGGAGATCGCTAATGAAACTAGCGATCCCTAGTTGTGTATCAGTTTGTTTAGAATGGTGGTGGTACGAAATAATGATTCTTCTTTGTGGACTGTTACTTAACCCGCAAGCAACCGTCGCGTCTATGGGAATCTTGATCCAGACCACTGCTTTGATCTACATTTTTCCTTCCTCTCTTAGTGTGAGTGTCTCTACACGCGTAGGGAACGAGCTAGGCGCGGATCAGCCTGAAAAAGCAAGGACAGCTGCGAGAACTGGACTCTGGTTAAGCCTAGGGTTAGGTTTACTCGCCATGTTTTTTGCCTTGATTGTGAGGAATTATTGGGCTAGATTGTTCACGGGTGAGGAGGAGATTCTGAAGCTGACTTCCATGGTTTTACCGATCATCGGTCTTTGCGAGCTAGGGAACTGTCCTCAGACCACAATGTGTGGAGTTTTGAGAGGAAGTGCTAGACCTAAACTAGGAGCAAACATAAACTTGTGTTGTTTCTACTTTGTGGGAATGCCTGTGGCTATATGGTTAAGTTTCTTTAGTGGGTTTGACTTCAAGGGACTGTGGTTAGGTATGTTTGCAGCTCAGGGATCGTGCCTGGTTTCGATGTTGGTTGTGTTGGGTAAGACTGATTGGGAAGCTGAGGTTCATAGGGCGAAAGAACTCATGACTAGAACAAGTgatggagatggtgaagatgataaTGGTAGTGGAAGTAATGCAATGCCGTTTTTGTTGGATTCTTTGGATATAGAAGAAAGTGGGAACTATAGGCATTTGAATCTGTTTTGA